A part of Lacinutrix sp. 5H-3-7-4 genomic DNA contains:
- a CDS encoding MoxR family ATPase: MEETGTIDIKSINEKIEKESAFVDLLTLEMNKVIVGQKHMVERLLIGLLGRGHILLEGVPGLAKTLAINTLSKAVDGSFSRIQFTPDLLPADVVGTLIFNMKENDFSIKKGPIFANFVLADEINRAPAKVQSALLEAMQEKQVTIGDETFVLDKPFLVMATQNPVEQEGTYPLPEAQVDRFMLKTVIDYPKQDEEQLIMRANLKGSWDKVNPVVSVAQILRAQEVVREVYMDEKIEKYILDIIFATRYPEQYKLGDLKPLIAFGASPRGSINLATAAKCYAFIKRRGYVIPEDVRAVVHDVLRHRIGITYEAEAENVTSEDIINKIVNVVEVP; the protein is encoded by the coding sequence ATGGAAGAAACAGGTACTATTGATATTAAATCAATTAACGAAAAAATTGAAAAGGAAAGTGCCTTTGTCGATTTATTGACACTTGAAATGAATAAAGTAATTGTTGGCCAAAAACATATGGTTGAACGATTATTAATTGGGCTTTTGGGACGTGGTCATATTTTACTTGAAGGTGTTCCTGGATTAGCAAAAACGCTTGCTATTAATACTTTATCTAAAGCTGTTGATGGTAGTTTTAGCCGTATACAGTTTACTCCAGATTTATTACCTGCAGATGTTGTAGGTACTTTAATTTTTAATATGAAGGAGAATGATTTTTCTATTAAAAAAGGTCCAATTTTTGCAAATTTTGTTTTGGCCGATGAGATTAACAGAGCGCCAGCAAAAGTACAATCTGCTTTATTAGAAGCAATGCAGGAGAAACAAGTAACTATTGGAGATGAAACTTTTGTTTTAGATAAGCCATTTTTAGTTATGGCAACACAAAACCCAGTTGAGCAAGAAGGTACTTACCCACTGCCAGAAGCACAAGTTGATAGGTTTATGCTAAAAACGGTTATAGATTACCCTAAACAAGATGAAGAGCAATTAATTATGCGTGCTAATTTAAAAGGTTCTTGGGATAAAGTAAATCCTGTAGTTTCTGTAGCGCAAATATTAAGAGCTCAAGAAGTTGTGAGAGAAGTTTATATGGATGAGAAGATAGAGAAATATATACTTGATATAATTTTCGCAACACGCTACCCAGAACAATATAAATTAGGAGATTTAAAACCTTTAATTGCTTTTGGTGCTTCGCCACGTGGAAGTATTAACTTAGCAACAGCAGCAAAATGTTATGCTTTTATTAAACGTCGTGGTTATGTAATACCAGAAGATGTTCGTGCTGTGGTACACGATGTATTACGTCATAGAATTGGTATTACTTACGAAGCAGAAGCAGAAAATGTTACTAGTGAAGATATAATAAATAAAATTGTAAATGTAGTTGAGGTGCCATAA
- a CDS encoding SDR family NAD(P)-dependent oxidoreductase yields the protein MSRNKTALITGATSGIGRATAHEFAKHGIKLIVCGRRQERLETIKKALRKHTEVHILNFDVRDKKAVFTAIESLPENFKNIDILINNAGNAHGLDPIHEGNIDDWDAMMDINVKGLLYVSKAIIPQMTERKSGHIINIGSSAGKEVYPKGNVYCASKHAVIAITEGMRIDLNPYGIKVGAINPGLVETEFSQVRFKGETLADNVYKGYKALQPEDVADVIYFAISRPPHVNIADVLMFCTAQASSTIVKKEI from the coding sequence ATGAGTAGAAATAAAACAGCATTAATTACAGGAGCTACAAGTGGTATTGGTCGAGCTACAGCTCACGAATTTGCTAAACACGGCATTAAACTTATAGTTTGCGGCAGACGCCAAGAACGCTTAGAAACCATAAAAAAAGCATTAAGAAAACACACCGAAGTACATATTTTAAACTTTGATGTTCGAGATAAAAAAGCAGTTTTTACAGCAATAGAATCTTTACCAGAAAACTTTAAAAATATAGACATATTAATTAATAATGCTGGTAATGCACATGGCTTAGACCCAATTCACGAAGGCAATATAGACGATTGGGATGCCATGATGGATATTAATGTTAAAGGCTTATTATATGTAAGCAAAGCTATAATACCACAAATGACTGAGCGTAAATCTGGACACATTATAAACATTGGCTCATCAGCAGGAAAAGAAGTTTACCCAAAAGGCAATGTGTATTGCGCAAGTAAACATGCTGTAATAGCAATTACAGAAGGTATGAGAATAGACTTAAATCCATACGGTATTAAAGTTGGCGCCATAAATCCTGGTCTTGTAGAAACCGAATTTTCTCAAGTACGTTTTAAAGGCGAAACACTAGCCGATAATGTTTACAAAGGCTACAAAGCTTTACAACCAGAGGATGTTGCAGATGTAATTTATTTTGCCATTTCAAGACCGCCACATGTTAATATTGCAGATGTTTTAATGTTTTGCACTGCGCAGGCAAGTAGCACTATTGTTAAAAAAGAAATATGA
- a CDS encoding isoaspartyl peptidase/L-asparaginase family protein, producing MKKIIFYITLCLLAYSCGELVPNPDKNPENITRENPNPKSTLNSKPNKVNDFAIVIHGGAGTILKKNMTDEKEAEYKAKLEEAIRTGYTILKNGGSSLDAVEKTINVLENSPLFNAGKGAVFTNAETNELDASIMDGKTLNAGASAGTKTVKNPINLARAIMEKSPHVMMAGEGAETFAKEQNLELVSPEYFKTENRLKTLKRVIKKEQEKSFENKLAFYDADIKDSKFGTVGCVALDKNGNLAAGTSTGGMTNKRYGRVGDVPIIGAGNYANNATCAVSGTGWGEFFIRATVAHDISALMEYKGLSLKLAAKEVIQKKVPDLGGNGGIIAVDKNGNMVMDFNTAGMYRASMNDKGELIVKIYSK from the coding sequence ATGAAAAAAATTATCTTCTACATCACACTTTGTTTATTAGCATATAGCTGTGGCGAGCTCGTACCAAACCCAGACAAAAATCCCGAAAATATTACAAGAGAAAATCCAAATCCAAAAAGCACTCTTAATAGCAAACCTAATAAGGTAAACGATTTTGCAATTGTTATTCATGGTGGAGCAGGAACAATTTTAAAAAAGAATATGACCGATGAAAAAGAAGCCGAATACAAAGCTAAATTAGAAGAAGCCATTAGAACCGGTTATACTATTTTAAAAAATGGTGGAAGCAGCCTTGATGCGGTTGAAAAAACCATTAATGTTTTAGAAAATTCTCCTCTTTTTAACGCTGGAAAAGGAGCTGTTTTTACAAATGCAGAAACCAATGAGTTAGATGCTTCTATAATGGATGGAAAAACACTAAATGCTGGTGCTTCAGCAGGTACAAAAACAGTTAAAAACCCTATAAATTTAGCAAGAGCAATCATGGAGAAATCACCTCACGTAATGATGGCTGGTGAAGGCGCCGAAACCTTTGCAAAAGAGCAGAATTTAGAACTCGTATCTCCAGAATATTTTAAAACTGAAAATAGATTAAAAACCTTAAAACGTGTTATTAAAAAAGAGCAAGAAAAATCTTTTGAAAATAAATTGGCTTTTTACGATGCAGATATAAAAGACAGCAAGTTTGGAACTGTTGGTTGTGTAGCCTTAGACAAAAACGGCAATTTAGCCGCTGGAACCTCAACCGGAGGCATGACAAATAAACGCTATGGTCGCGTTGGAGATGTGCCAATTATTGGCGCTGGAAATTACGCTAATAATGCAACGTGTGCAGTTTCTGGAACTGGTTGGGGAGAATTTTTTATTCGTGCCACAGTTGCTCATGATATTTCTGCTTTAATGGAATATAAAGGTTTAAGCTTAAAGCTAGCAGCAAAAGAAGTAATACAAAAAAAAGTTCCAGATCTAGGTGGCAATGGAGGCATTATAGCTGTTGACAAAAACGGAAATATGGTTATGGATTTTAATACTGCTGGAATGTATCGCGCCAGTATGAACGATAAAGGCGAATTAATTGTGAAAATTTACTCCAAATAA
- a CDS encoding OmpA family protein: MSKKTSYLLGILLTIIIGTVLYWYLCCKPCLEAQNAIVETETIEAEKPEVKTPTFNTFSAIDEKSSIRFTASDNFNFKVSNFAILEPVSDGLKTQLERVAAYLKDNPDKAIDVTGYYTAEEKNESAFPNLGLARANAIKNYFVSIGVSTKKINTYGELNDSLVPDNNSIFSGPAEYSIATIDANDTSEQEALVALKEDIKANSLMLYFDTGAASINLTTQQREKVSKIVRYIDKVDNAKIRITGHTDNTGNRETNIGLGKNRAEFAKSYLVQNGITSNKINTFSKGPDEPIADNSTEAGKAKNRRLVVTIN, translated from the coding sequence ATGAGTAAAAAAACCAGCTATCTTCTAGGTATTTTGCTAACCATAATTATTGGTACAGTTTTGTATTGGTATTTGTGTTGTAAACCTTGTTTAGAAGCGCAAAATGCAATTGTGGAAACCGAAACAATTGAAGCAGAAAAACCCGAAGTAAAAACACCAACCTTTAATACTTTTTCTGCTATAGACGAAAAAAGTAGTATAAGATTTACAGCAAGTGATAATTTTAATTTTAAAGTATCAAACTTTGCTATTTTAGAACCTGTCTCGGATGGATTGAAGACTCAATTAGAGAGAGTTGCTGCTTATTTAAAAGATAATCCAGATAAAGCTATAGATGTAACTGGATACTATACGGCAGAAGAAAAAAATGAATCTGCTTTTCCAAATTTAGGACTTGCAAGAGCTAATGCAATTAAAAACTATTTTGTTTCAATAGGAGTTTCTACCAAGAAAATAAATACTTATGGAGAATTAAATGATAGTTTGGTGCCAGATAATAATTCTATTTTTTCTGGTCCGGCAGAGTATAGTATAGCAACAATAGATGCTAATGATACAAGTGAGCAAGAAGCTTTAGTGGCTTTAAAAGAAGATATAAAAGCAAATTCTTTAATGCTTTATTTTGATACTGGTGCAGCATCAATAAATCTTACAACACAACAAAGGGAAAAGGTTTCAAAAATTGTAAGGTATATAGATAAGGTTGATAATGCTAAAATTAGAATAACAGGTCATACAGATAATACAGGAAACCGTGAAACTAATATTGGTTTAGGAAAAAATAGAGCTGAGTTTGCAAAATCATACTTAGTGCAAAATGGTATAACATCTAATAAAATAAATACTTTTTCTAAGGGTCCAGATGAGCCAATTGCAGATAATAGCACCGAAGCCGGTAAAGCAAAAAATAGAAGATTAGTAGTAACAATTAATTAA
- a CDS encoding ATP-binding protein produces MINKRLLIKNLLAHNDENSFYDKKRKIDIGQKEGKAKFLKHVCALSNSNPKNNSYIVIGVEDEDNTIVGVDFFDDSKIQNLINAYLTNPPIVQYENIPFPHLPDYKVVGLVTIRAIDGLTSLKKNIWKYYGGSVFFRDGSMSMPKVFKSDIKDVNSKIVEAIESHSHNNIEYTLSSVFDFMNKREDYNPQYKVFKEYFVVCWAGQKKQVKNEIFYSRVDIELINEQVRLFYSALDEVSISFDNDSFKITEYVSLGLQSNYKYYPLEETIIKFNNNANYTIDSTLIFQPPQFDKKVLHHIYNANNVLLEKLKNNSKLTTTQANDLNNLPATYLICYLNNFHEAIDKLHEAKPYLKQYNNTVYIRYKESIRILRKVKYS; encoded by the coding sequence ATGATTAACAAGCGTCTTTTAATAAAGAACCTACTCGCACATAACGACGAGAACAGTTTTTATGATAAAAAACGCAAAATAGACATTGGACAAAAAGAAGGAAAAGCTAAATTTTTAAAACACGTTTGCGCTTTATCTAATAGCAACCCAAAAAATAACTCGTATATAGTAATTGGCGTAGAAGATGAGGATAACACTATTGTTGGTGTTGATTTTTTTGACGATTCTAAAATTCAAAATCTTATTAACGCCTACCTTACCAATCCGCCAATAGTACAATACGAAAATATACCTTTTCCTCATCTTCCAGATTATAAAGTTGTTGGTTTAGTAACTATTCGTGCCATAGATGGATTAACATCTTTAAAAAAAAATATTTGGAAATATTATGGCGGTTCTGTGTTTTTTAGAGACGGAAGCATGAGCATGCCGAAGGTTTTTAAAAGTGACATTAAGGATGTAAACTCTAAAATTGTTGAAGCCATAGAAAGTCACTCACACAATAATATTGAATACACTTTAAGTAGTGTTTTTGATTTTATGAACAAAAGAGAAGACTACAACCCACAATACAAAGTTTTTAAAGAATATTTTGTTGTGTGTTGGGCAGGACAAAAAAAACAGGTAAAAAATGAAATATTTTATTCTCGTGTAGATATTGAACTTATTAACGAACAAGTTCGTTTATTTTATTCTGCACTTGATGAAGTTTCTATTTCTTTTGATAATGATAGTTTTAAAATTACTGAGTATGTTTCGTTAGGCCTTCAAAGCAACTACAAATACTACCCATTAGAAGAAACTATAATCAAATTTAATAACAATGCTAATTATACTATTGATTCTACATTAATATTTCAACCTCCACAATTTGACAAAAAAGTTTTACACCATATATACAATGCAAACAATGTCCTACTTGAGAAGCTAAAAAACAATAGCAAGTTAACAACTACCCAGGCTAACGACCTTAATAATTTACCAGCTACATACCTAATTTGCTATTTAAATAATTTTCATGAAGCAATAGATAAATTACATGAAGCTAAACCGTATTTAAAACAATATAATAATACTGTTTACATACGCTACAAAGAGTCTATTAGAATATTAAGAAAGGTTAAGTACAGTTAA
- a CDS encoding aldehyde dehydrogenase family protein: MQAVSTDFGIKEALEQLGIKDVNHGTSTGSNNFGNGEEISSYSPTDGSLIAKVSTTTKEDYEKVMEAATSAFTTFRAMPAPQRGEIVRQFGNKLRELKEPLGKLVSYEMGKSLQEGYGEVQEMIDICDFAVGLSRQLNGQTIPSERPGHVMREQWHSLGVVGIISAFNFPVAVWAWNTALAWVCGDVCVWKASEKTPLCSVACQNIIAGILKENNLPEGISCIINGDYKVGEMMTTDSRIPLISATGSTRMGRIVGKTVAERFGKSLLELGGNNAIIITPTADLKVVVPGAVFGAVGTCGQRCTSTRRLIIHESVYNKVRDAIVGAYGQLTIGNPLDEKNHIGPLIDKDSVDTYLAAIEKAKAEGGTVLVEGGVLEGEGYESGCYVKPAIIEAENDFDIVQTETFAPILYLMKYSGDVENAIGTQNGVAQGLSSAIMTNEMKEAEKFLSFAGSDCGIANVNIGTSGAEIGGAFGGEKETGGGRESGSDAWKVYMRRQTNTVNYSDELPLAQGIKFDL; the protein is encoded by the coding sequence ATGCAAGCAGTTTCAACTGATTTCGGAATAAAAGAAGCCTTAGAGCAATTAGGCATAAAAGATGTAAACCATGGAACCTCTACAGGTTCAAATAACTTTGGAAATGGAGAGGAAATTTCTTCATATTCACCAACAGATGGTTCTTTAATTGCAAAGGTTTCTACAACAACAAAAGAGGATTATGAGAAAGTTATGGAGGCAGCTACTTCTGCTTTTACAACTTTTAGAGCTATGCCAGCACCGCAAAGAGGTGAAATTGTAAGACAGTTTGGTAATAAACTTAGAGAATTAAAAGAGCCTTTAGGAAAATTAGTGTCTTACGAAATGGGTAAATCGCTTCAAGAAGGTTATGGTGAAGTGCAAGAAATGATTGACATTTGTGATTTTGCTGTAGGTTTATCTAGACAATTAAACGGGCAAACAATTCCGTCTGAACGTCCAGGTCACGTAATGCGTGAGCAATGGCATTCATTAGGAGTTGTAGGTATAATTTCAGCTTTTAACTTTCCAGTAGCCGTTTGGGCTTGGAACACAGCTTTAGCTTGGGTTTGTGGAGACGTTTGTGTTTGGAAAGCATCAGAAAAAACACCACTTTGCTCAGTAGCTTGCCAAAATATAATTGCAGGAATTTTAAAAGAAAATAATTTGCCAGAAGGTATTTCTTGTATCATTAATGGAGACTATAAAGTAGGAGAAATGATGACTACAGACTCTAGAATTCCATTAATATCTGCTACAGGTTCTACTAGAATGGGACGTATTGTTGGTAAAACAGTGGCAGAACGTTTTGGAAAATCTTTATTAGAATTAGGTGGAAATAATGCAATTATTATAACGCCAACCGCAGACTTAAAAGTAGTAGTCCCAGGAGCAGTATTTGGTGCGGTAGGAACTTGTGGACAACGTTGTACATCTACAAGACGATTAATTATTCATGAAAGTGTTTACAATAAAGTACGTGACGCTATTGTTGGTGCTTATGGGCAGTTAACCATTGGTAATCCTTTAGATGAAAAAAATCACATAGGTCCATTAATCGACAAGGATTCTGTAGACACTTATTTAGCAGCAATTGAAAAAGCAAAAGCTGAAGGTGGAACTGTTTTGGTTGAAGGTGGTGTTTTAGAAGGTGAAGGTTACGAGTCTGGTTGCTATGTAAAACCAGCGATTATTGAAGCAGAAAATGATTTTGATATTGTGCAGACAGAAACTTTTGCTCCTATTTTATATTTAATGAAATACTCTGGAGATGTTGAAAATGCAATTGGTACTCAAAATGGAGTAGCGCAAGGATTATCTTCTGCTATTATGACTAATGAAATGAAAGAAGCAGAAAAATTCTTATCGTTTGCAGGATCAGATTGTGGAATTGCAAATGTAAATATTGGAACATCTGGTGCTGAAATTGGAGGTGCTTTTGGAGGTGAAAAAGAAACAGGTGGCGGACGCGAGTCTGGATCTGATGCTTGGAAAGTTTACATGAGACGCCAAACAAATACAGTAAATTATTCAGACGAGTTACCTTTAGCTCAAGGTATTAAGTTTGATTTATAG
- a CDS encoding DUF58 domain-containing protein, whose protein sequence is MDTKELLKKVRKIEIKTRRLSDHVFGGEYHSTFKGRGMTFSEVRQYQFGDDVRNIDWNVTARTNQPHIKVFEEERELTMLLMVDISGSELFGTDQQFKNEIITEISATLAFSATQNNDKIGLILFSDEIELYIPPKKGRSHVLRIIRELIEFEPKSKGTNVAEALKFMRNVMKKKAIVFVLSDFIADDYSHTLKIAAGKHDVTGIRVYDKREEEIPNLGMVQMQDEESGELMLVNTASKKVRTNYSKFYHEKVAYYKDSFAKAGAGTIDCRVDESYVKKLLGYFKRR, encoded by the coding sequence ATGGATACTAAAGAATTATTAAAAAAAGTACGTAAAATAGAGATTAAGACACGTCGTTTGTCTGATCATGTTTTTGGAGGCGAATACCATTCGACTTTTAAAGGTCGAGGTATGACTTTTTCTGAAGTTCGCCAGTATCAATTTGGAGACGATGTAAGAAATATAGACTGGAATGTAACTGCCAGAACCAATCAACCTCATATAAAAGTTTTTGAAGAAGAACGTGAGCTAACCATGTTATTAATGGTAGATATTTCAGGTTCAGAGTTGTTTGGTACAGACCAACAATTTAAAAATGAAATTATAACCGAAATTTCTGCAACATTAGCTTTTTCAGCAACTCAAAACAATGATAAAATTGGACTTATATTGTTTTCAGATGAAATTGAATTATACATTCCGCCTAAAAAAGGCCGCTCACATGTACTTAGAATTATTAGAGAATTAATAGAATTTGAGCCTAAAAGTAAAGGTACAAACGTTGCAGAAGCTCTAAAGTTTATGCGTAATGTAATGAAGAAAAAAGCAATTGTTTTTGTGTTGAGTGATTTTATTGCAGACGACTATAGTCACACTTTAAAAATAGCAGCAGGAAAGCATGATGTTACAGGTATAAGAGTTTACGATAAACGCGAAGAAGAAATACCAAATTTAGGTATGGTGCAAATGCAAGATGAAGAATCTGGCGAACTTATGTTAGTAAACACAGCATCAAAAAAAGTAAGAACAAACTACAGTAAGTTTTATCATGAAAAAGTGGCTTACTATAAAGACAGTTTTGCTAAAGCAGGTGCAGGAACAATAGATTGTAGAGTAGATGAAAGCTATGTAAAAAAGCTATTAGGTTATTTTAAAAGAAGATAA
- a CDS encoding aldo/keto reductase family oxidoreductase: protein MNKNKYSNIVAGTMTWGAWGNNLNKTEMLERIHHCLENNITTFDHADIYGDYSTENDFGNAFIESGIDRNNVQFITKCGIQYLGKSRPELKVKHYNYTKDYIIASAEQSLKNLKTDYIDLFLLHRPSPLMEPEVIAEAFETLRNTGKVKHFGVSNFTASQMELVKQHAEISTNQIEFSLTQHTAMHDGTLDYMQTNNIGTMSWSPLGNVFKEDTEQTRRIHKQLGNLMDKYNATEDQLLLAWILKHPANIRPVIGTTNTNRMTNAVKATAINLDLEDWFLILVACQGHKVP, encoded by the coding sequence ATGAATAAAAATAAATATTCAAATATCGTAGCCGGCACAATGACTTGGGGAGCTTGGGGAAACAACCTTAACAAAACCGAAATGCTTGAACGCATACATCACTGCTTAGAAAACAACATAACAACCTTTGATCACGCCGATATTTATGGAGACTACTCCACAGAAAATGATTTTGGGAACGCATTTATAGAAAGTGGCATAGATAGAAACAACGTCCAATTTATAACAAAATGCGGAATTCAATATCTTGGCAAGTCGAGACCAGAACTTAAAGTTAAACACTATAACTATACAAAGGACTATATTATCGCTTCCGCGGAACAATCCCTAAAAAACCTAAAAACAGATTATATAGATTTGTTTCTTCTACACAGACCAAGTCCATTAATGGAACCAGAAGTTATAGCTGAAGCTTTTGAAACACTTCGCAATACAGGTAAAGTAAAACACTTTGGAGTCTCTAACTTTACTGCTTCCCAAATGGAATTAGTAAAACAACATGCCGAAATTTCTACAAACCAAATAGAGTTTTCATTAACACAACATACTGCAATGCATGATGGCACATTAGATTATATGCAAACTAACAATATTGGCACTATGTCATGGTCGCCTTTAGGAAATGTATTTAAAGAAGATACAGAACAAACAAGACGCATACATAAACAGTTAGGTAATTTGATGGACAAATACAATGCCACAGAAGACCAATTACTTTTAGCATGGATTTTAAAACACCCGGCAAATATTCGTCCCGTTATTGGCACAACTAATACTAACAGAATGACTAATGCCGTAAAAGCAACTGCTATTAATCTAGATTTAGAAGATTGGTTTTTAATTTTAGTGGCCTGCCAAGGACACAAAGTGCCTTAA